The following is a genomic window from Tissierellales bacterium.
CCAGTACAATCCCTCATAGGTTTTTTAATGTAATCTCCAGGAACATCAGTGAATAAACCATATACCCAAACAACAACATCTTTTTTAGGTTGCCCATAGTATTGTTCTTGCCGGTTTATGGTCCAACTCATCAACCAGGAAGAGTCAACTGCTGTAACTATGCCACCAGTTACAGTGCGTCCAGTATATGGGGAACGTTTTGTAATCTTTTCAATATATTCAGGGACACGTTCATCATGACAAGTTACTGTACAAGACTCCCAATTAGATTTTTCTGGATCTGTACAGAATTTATCTGGATGCCCGAAATCATCTGATTGGGCCGCTATATTCTTCCATAGATTCCAACACCCTCCTAGTTCCTTATTAAATGGAGCTGAAGTATTATCATCACCATATCCAGAACCTTCTGTCATCGACCCATTGGTGATAAATACCAAATCATTTTCTGTTAAATCAATAGAGATATCTTTTCCATTTTTATCTTTTGCTACTATTTTTTTAGCAACTTTTTTATCCTCTGAAATTAAGAATTCTACATTATCAACAGTAATTCCATATTCAAATTTAACACCATGGTCTTCTAAATATTTAACCATCGGTTTTACAAATGAAGTATATTGATCATGACGTGAGAATTGTAGTGCGGAGAGATCTGGTAACCCATCAACATGATGGATGAAACGATTCATATATAATTTCATCTCTAAAGCACTATGCCAGTTTTCAAAAGCAAACATTGTTCTCCATATTGTCCAGAAGTCAGTATTTAGAAGTTCTTCAGAAAAAACACCTTCAATAGATTTATTTTGAAGTTCTTCGTCTGTCATCATTGTAAAAGCAGCTAATTCTTTAGCTAAATCTTGACCTAAATTGAATTTTCCATTGTCATAGCGTTCTCCTTGATTATGCGTAATACGACAATTGCTATAATTTGGGTCATCATAGTTTGTATAATAAAAATAATCTAGCACAGTCATATTAGGATCTTCTGTGGATGGTAATGAACTAAACAAATCCCATAAAACTTCAAAATGATGTCCCTGTTCACGTCCACCACGTGCCACATAACCTACATTTTGGCGAACTTGAGCATCCAAGGATCCTCCAGGAATATCTAATTGCTCTAAAAAAGTAATCTTACTTCCATCCATATGAGCATCACGAATTAAAAAACAACCAGCAGCCAATGCTCCAATTCCTGTACCAATTAAATAAGCTTTTTTATCTTCTATTCCTTTAGGTTTTCTTGCATTTACTAAAGAATGATAATTTCCATTTGTAAGTTTAAGTCTATCATCATATGTCTTTAACTTCATCGCATCTCCCTCTTTCTTGTTTTTTGGTATTCGTTTAAATCACAATATTATATTTAGGTTTTCTTTCATACACTCTATTAACATGCCAATATAGTGTAATAAATATACTCTTCCTTAAATTTTTGAATACTTATTTTTTGTAAAGTTTAGATAGATATACTAAATAGAACAATTAAATTTCGAATAATGATATAATAAAAATATAAATATTTTGAAGGAATTTAAATGGCTAAAGACTATGAGAAACGAATTGCAGAAATAGCTAAGCTTATATTATTTAGACAAGAATGCATTTTAATAGAACTTTGGGCCAGGTTTCCTACGTTTCTGTTTTTGGATAAAATAATAATTAACGATGGGGAAACTTTAGAATTAACTAGCTTTGATATTAGCTTTTATGCTATATCATATGATTTATATGGAATAAATAAAACAAAATGGATTATAAGGCTGTTTTGATTTAAACTTGATCTAGAAAGTATGGTGATATTGTGAATGAAAAGACTTATGAAAAAATAACAAGACCAATATATGATCATTTACATGGTGTGAAAATTCTTAAAACAGTTAATAATATTATTACTAGATTTGTATATAGTATATATCCAATTGTTCTTATTATACTAGCATTAAATCGTGACATAAGATTTTGGAGGGTATTACTTACTCCAGGAATTTCTTTCGTTATCGTAAGTGTGTTTAGAAATTATCTTAATGCTCCACGTCCTTATGAAGTATTGGATATTATCCCAATTATAAATAAAGATACTAAGGGAAAGTCATTTCCTTCTCGACATGTATTTTCTATTTTTATAATTGCAATGGCTTTTTATTATATTTCAGTGCCCATGGGGCTTGTCTTAATGTTTTTAGGTATAGTATTAGGAGTGACGAGAGTACTAGGCGGTGTACACTTTCCTAAGGATGTAATCGCTGGAGCTATTATTGGTATTCTCTGTGGCATATTTGGTTTTTTTATAATTTAATATTATTGAAACTTTACTTAAATTTTATTTTTATTTATAGGTTTAAATTACCTTAATTTTTTTAATATATAAACAGATACTAATAAAGATACAATATGAAAATTTAAGAAGGAAATGATTAATAATGAAGACTAATATAGATAAAAAGGTAAATATGGGATGGAATTTTGATAACAGCTATGTTCATCTACCTGAAAAATTTTATAGTAAGGAGAATCCAACTCCTGTACGCTCACCAAAGTTAATTATTTTTAACAGCACTCTAGCAAAGTCTCTAGGGCTAGACATCCATGAATTACAGAGCAATGATGGAGTATCAGTACTTGCCGGCAATAGCATTCCTAAAGGGGCTTTACCCATTGCACAGGCTTATGCGGGGCATCAATTTGGGCATTTTACAATGCTAGGTGACGGTCGAGTTTTGCTGATCGGTGAGCAGATTACTCCCAGGGGTAAGCGATTTGATGTTCAACTAAAAGGTTCCGGTAGAACACCATATTCACGAGGGGGAGATGGTAGAGCCACCTTAGGACCAATGCTTAGGGAATACATTATTAGCGAGGCAATGAATGGACTTGGTATTCCTACAACTCGAAGTTTGGCAGTTGTAACAACAGGAGAAAGTGTAATTCGTGAAGCAGTCCTACCTGGTGCCGTATTGACTAGGATAGCATCAAGTCATATTAGAGTTGGTACATTTCAATATATTTCAGTATATGGGAATCTTGAGGAATTACAGTTATTAGCTGAATATACATTAAAAAGACATTTTCCAGATGTTGCATCAGCTGAAAATAGATATCATCTATTACTTAAGGAAGTTATTAAAAGGCAAGCTGAATTAATTGCCAAATGGCAACTTGTTGGATTTATTCATGGTGTAATGAACACTGATAATATGACAATTAGTGGCGAATCTATTGACTTTGGGCCTTGTGCATTTATGGATACTTATGATCCAGCAACAGTATTTAGCTCAATTGACCACTATGGTCGTTATGCTTATGGTAATCAGCCACAAATTGCAGCATGGAATCTTTCTAGATTTGCAGAGACATTGTTGCCACTTATTCATCATAATAAGAATGAGGCATTGAAAATAGTTAATGAAGAGATTACAGATTTTTCTAAGATATACCACTATTTTTGGCTTAATGGAATGAGAGCAAAATTAGGGATGTATAATGAAGAATTAGAGGATAAATCTATTATTATGGAATTGCTTAGTATTATGCAGAAATATAATGCAGATTTTACTAATACTTTTAGAGCTTTAACTATTGATGAATTGTGTGACATGGAATTATTTGATACTAACGAATTTGCTCACTGGAAAGAGAAATGGCAGTCAAGGCTAAATAGGCAGCAAGAGTCGAAAGAAGAATCAAAACAGTTGATGAGAGACAACAATCCTGCTATAATTCCTCGTAATCATAGAGTAGAGCAAGTGTTGGAAGTGGCAGTAAAACAGGGAGACTATAGGGCAATAGAAAAATTTCTTAATGTTCTTTCTGATCCTTATGCATATTCTGATGAACAGGAAGAATATTCTACACTACCTCCTCCATCTACACGACCTTACAGAACATTTTGTGGGACTTAATAAAATTGTATAAAATAGCAATATATAAAATGGGCAGTTAAAACTGCTCTTTTTTTAATAAGAAGATAATATATCGTTAAATAATGCTATCGAATTTAG
Proteins encoded in this region:
- a CDS encoding oleate hydratase; the encoded protein is MKLKTYDDRLKLTNGNYHSLVNARKPKGIEDKKAYLIGTGIGALAAGCFLIRDAHMDGSKITFLEQLDIPGGSLDAQVRQNVGYVARGGREQGHHFEVLWDLFSSLPSTEDPNMTVLDYFYYTNYDDPNYSNCRITHNQGERYDNGKFNLGQDLAKELAAFTMMTDEELQNKSIEGVFSEELLNTDFWTIWRTMFAFENWHSALEMKLYMNRFIHHVDGLPDLSALQFSRHDQYTSFVKPMVKYLEDHGVKFEYGITVDNVEFLISEDKKVAKKIVAKDKNGKDISIDLTENDLVFITNGSMTEGSGYGDDNTSAPFNKELGGCWNLWKNIAAQSDDFGHPDKFCTDPEKSNWESCTVTCHDERVPEYIEKITKRSPYTGRTVTGGIVTAVDSSWLMSWTINRQEQYYGQPKKDVVVWVYGLFTDVPGDYIKKPMRDCTGKEITKEWLYHIGVPTDKIEELAESCTAVPVMMPFITSQFMPREFGDRPYVVPKNAVNFAFLGQFAETLDDPGRDTVFTIEYSGRTAMEAVYVLTGVEKGVPEVYASRYDIRYLLNAGVCLLDGEKPEIDLTPLMKRKIEKQVAGTEIEKILKEYNII
- a CDS encoding phosphatase PAP2 family protein is translated as MNEKTYEKITRPIYDHLHGVKILKTVNNIITRFVYSIYPIVLIILALNRDIRFWRVLLTPGISFVIVSVFRNYLNAPRPYEVLDIIPIINKDTKGKSFPSRHVFSIFIIAMAFYYISVPMGLVLMFLGIVLGVTRVLGGVHFPKDVIAGAIIGILCGIFGFFII
- a CDS encoding YdiU family protein translates to MKTNIDKKVNMGWNFDNSYVHLPEKFYSKENPTPVRSPKLIIFNSTLAKSLGLDIHELQSNDGVSVLAGNSIPKGALPIAQAYAGHQFGHFTMLGDGRVLLIGEQITPRGKRFDVQLKGSGRTPYSRGGDGRATLGPMLREYIISEAMNGLGIPTTRSLAVVTTGESVIREAVLPGAVLTRIASSHIRVGTFQYISVYGNLEELQLLAEYTLKRHFPDVASAENRYHLLLKEVIKRQAELIAKWQLVGFIHGVMNTDNMTISGESIDFGPCAFMDTYDPATVFSSIDHYGRYAYGNQPQIAAWNLSRFAETLLPLIHHNKNEALKIVNEEITDFSKIYHYFWLNGMRAKLGMYNEELEDKSIIMELLSIMQKYNADFTNTFRALTIDELCDMELFDTNEFAHWKEKWQSRLNRQQESKEESKQLMRDNNPAIIPRNHRVEQVLEVAVKQGDYRAIEKFLNVLSDPYAYSDEQEEYSTLPPPSTRPYRTFCGT